TGGCGGTCACCAGCCACAAGTTCTCCCACAGCCGGAATCACAGAAAATGAGTAAACATCATAACTGAAGAAAAGAAGGCCAAAAGAGTCAAGAACTTGTCCACAGATCAGCAGAAATGTAACTGGCAGTTATACACATGATGGATATGCCATTTGTTGATTTAAAGCCTTAAATGCCTCAGGAGTTCCTGTCATATTTTACAGAAACTGTCCAGCTGAAAACCTGAAACTATCTTGGTGTAATGGTCTCACAAATGTTGGCGATAGCTTAGTTCATGTGTACAGATTCACCTTCTGCCAGTAACATAACTATGCCAAAAACGTTGAAATcaaatttacaaaagaatTGGCAGGAAggaacttcaaatatatattctaacaGAAGGGAACCTTTTCGCATTAGATTAAGCTGTCCACTGACAAATAACAATTCACAAGTATTACTTCTCTTTTTTACAATAATCAGAATTGTTAATTTTAAGCTGTCCACTGACAAATAACAATTTACAAGtattacttttctttttacaatccTCAGAATTGTTAATTTACTAAAGTGCTGGTAGGAAGAaaactaaaatagttttttttttcttctaaaagaAGGGGATCTTTAAACCATTGAGAAATTGCAAGTATTTCCTTTTTAGAACCCTCACCTTTTTATAGTACATTAGCTTACAACTGTTTTATCTCTggtattttctcttttattttacattatgTGCAAGAAGACTCTTGGAGATACCAACCTTAAATGAAATTATCTTACAACGTGTTTCTAAATTGGGTAGAAAAGGAATATGTAGTTGGCTAAATAAACTTACATCTGTTTAAAAAGTGGAACATCCACGTGACTCAATTCCAAGCACAGGAACCTCCCCCCTCGCTTTAGAACTCTGAAACATGAAAATCCATGTGAAACTAATAGTATTTAATAGAAGCCGAGATTAGACATACTTAAAGCAAGAAATGCTACTTGCAAACAAGTAATGATTTGGTCCAAACATACAGCACATACAGAACATTGGAAAATcacaatcaaatataaatgcaACCAGTTATTTCAAGATTATTTGGGTCAACCTGTAAGCTTCTGACAGAGCTTTTTCAATGTGTGTCACATTTCTGATCCCAAATGCAATAGTATAGCCATCCATAGATCCATCCTCGAAATTCAGAGCTTCAGCATCTCCTTGTATCCAGCTAAGGCAATGCCCTTCTTTGTAGCCTGAAATGAAAAGAGATCGAAATCAACCATTGGACAATAAGAAGCAGTATGTGAAATAAAGGCGGCAATGATAATCAGTTTCATGAATCCAAACCTCTTTCTGAAGCACGTTTCTTTCCAACATTTAGCATATTTGGATTAATGTCACAAACATAAATTTGTGTGTCTTCTTCAATATCAGTAAGAGTACCCTGCATAGCTCTATGGCTCACGCTATTGATTCTTTCCAGCGCACGGAAGGCGACATCCCCTGAATTCATAATGAAGGCAAAAAGAATCATGAGATGCATTACTTCCTTTTAAAACAAGACCAGCAAGGAACTACAACgaacttgtttaattttttgcaaagGAAAGTAACCATTTAGTTGAACTTGAACATGTTGAAATATCATCATTCATGAACAAACTAGTAGTGATTGAAACATTAGGGGGtgtcatcttttcgtttattcaatgaaaaagccaaacggcatatttgcaaacgaaaaataacttgtaaagaaaacttttatatatgtgttcttagtgatctaaaaacaaaggctgaaaaataaactacgatgaaaaaaataatctctaaatcaactctaaatttaaggttgaaaatttaaattttagcttataagcataagcaaaagtgaaaagatggggctGTAGGTTTACAATCACCTTATTTTTAGGACAACGCACATTTTCTAAGAACAAACAAAAGTTCCGTAGTTATCACATCACCTACTAATTGATGCATATGCACATCTACACTTTCAGTACTGCAATGGAAATGGGGGCATTAACACATGGAAGACAGTACATCAGTGTTTTAGACTATTATTAAACCTTTGGGTAACTAACAATAAAGAGGATTGTTCCTAGTAAACTTTTGGCTAGGATCTATCTATGTTCgttcattaatttatttaaggCGTGTCAGTAAAAATGATGTACATGGTATCTCAGGATGTTAATGCTGAAAGAAGTAAGCAAGAAAGAAGGAAGCATTGCCTGTTCCACCAGCCACATCTAGATGCTTCATTCCAGGAAAAGGATTGAGCTTTGAGACGAGCCTTAAAATAAAAGGGAGGGAGACGAAATCTGGTAAGCATGAGATGATGATGACAAAcccaataattaataaaaaggaGGAGATTGGGAAGCTAACCTGTCCTTCCACAACCTATGTAGTCCAACGCTCATAAGATCGTTCATGAGATCGTAACTGGAGGCGACGCTACTGAAGACATTACCGACCAGTttgcttttttcttcttcaggtACTTGCTTGTATCCTGACGATGACATGAATATTGAACAGAACGAAAAGAATGGATAACAAGAAGAATAAGAGGACCAACCGAAGCTGGTGGCGTGAGAGTGGAGGAAGGCCGTGTGGTTGGTGGTGCCGGCGGGAGAGAGAAgcgccgggaggaggcgcgaggTGGACGACGCCAGCCTACCAGCCGCCGATCGTAGAGCCATGATGCTCCTTCGTTCTCTCCGATCGAGGCAGCAGACTGGCCGACGTCGACGGGCGGGTCAGCCGGATGCGGGCGGCGACGTGaggtggcggcgtcgggcggcgactCGGCGAGTTGACCGGTGGCCCGAGCCTCGATCTGtgggggccggcggcgggtggcggaggcagcggcggcgactggaggaggccggaggcggcgcaggCAGGACCGCAGGaccgagggaggcggcgcgggggaggaTGGGAGCGTTGGGCTTGGTCGCGTGGAGCGGTAGAAGGCTGGAAGAGTATTGCTACTTTGCTAATTGGGCCGGCCcaagtttttctcttttacaaAATTCGGGGCCCGTGAGAATCCCCATAACGCCTGGTTCGGTTGGGCCGGGAATGACCGCGATTGGGCCGAAACCCCTGTGGGTCATCCCGGTGTGGGAAAAATTCCAGCCCATAGAAAAAAAGCATGTTCGGTTCAGTCCAGGCGGGATACTAACCTAGCCCATCCTGGCGCATTCCCCTCGTTTCGagccaggaaaaaaaacatctagaGCTGAGGTGTGGAAAAAATTCCTCGTGGAGGCGCAGGAGAAGATGGCTATggcggaaggcggcggcgtacCATGAGCTAGTCGGCGCGGTGGCGCACGTGCCGGCCATCAGGCCATGCTCTACCTGGGTCATCTAGGCGATGCGCGCGTCGTCACCGACCCGCCCCCGCCgttgccgttgccgccgtggTTGACGGCCAACACGAGCGTGAACGATGAGTAGCGCTCGTATACGTATTTCGTTTCTTGGGTTCCTCGTCGGTTTTCTTTGGTTGACGCCGGTGAGTTCGTCGCGTGTTTGTTGTGGTtgcaccatgcatgcagagGAAGTTGTCGTCGACGCTGGGCAGCTTCGAGCAGGTCCGCGTCGCGGCCGAGGAAAAGCGCGCCGTCGTGTTCCTCGACTACGACAGCACGCTCTCCCCATTGTCGCCGACCCTGACATGGCCTTCATGTCCAATGAGGTGACCGACCGGCCGACATCACCGAGAAATAGTCTCTAGTAGACGCCCGACATGGCCTCATGTCTGCTGACATGTCTAGGTGACACCCATGCGCTATCTAATTTGTTAGTAGTAGTTTTTGGTCTAGTGATTCATCTCAAATTGGTTGGAGCATGCAACACCACAACACACACGTCCATGGCAGCACTATCCAAAAAAACCAGCCCTAGCGAGCACACAGACCGAAGCATTAGCAAACCACAGGAATTATCCCTACCAAAACCGAATGCAGGGATTAGGGAAAGCACATGATTTATTCCTCCAACAGGGTTTGGGTGATATGGGAGAGATTTACCTAATCCCTCCTTGATTTTGTTCCTCCTGATGATTAAATCCTAAATGACCAAACAAGCcctaacaatttttttacccCAGCCCTATCCCCGAATAAACTGAGGCCTGGTCCCGATTTTCCGCAAGATTGAATTGCTCCTCGGCCCCGGCCGCCCCGTCCCCGACAGAGAATTTGCCGACCCGACGGTGGGAGTATACCTTAGCCTTAGGGTTAGGGAGATTTGGGCTAATGGGCCGCATCCCGAAAAGAGTATGTTCAAAGGCCTGGGCCTGGGTCTAAACAGCGGGCAAATCAAATCAAGTAATTTATAACTGAATTACCAACACCATCAAATGTAAGGAGTATTTTGTTCATCATCAATCCACCTGTCTAACTATCCGAAAACTTCCTCTTAGTCCTATTAACCACAATACACGACCTTCATCatactccctctctctccctctcttcattttttccttttactaAAGTTATTTCGATTTCAAAAACAATTCGAGGTATCGAGGGTAAGCTTCGACTATCAATAACTGGTCAAAATCTTCAAGTTTTgacattttgaaataaaaatactaaccAATTATAAAGGGGATATTTTGCTCAGAGGATAGCTGCAACTCGTTACAACTAATCAATCGAGAATGATTATCGCTGTTTTGCCCTCAAAATCCCAACATTTGCCAAATGAACGCTTTACAAATAGGTCAGTTTAATACGATGCTACAATCACTCATTCTCTCTCAAAATTGTGATTGttgcttagagcaagtataatagtatactataagttggctataagctgatgtggaggaaagatgtaataaaaaaaaagcgaggttggctctcatgcaagagccagctatacaccaactctaaaaaaatgcactaaatgcaaaggtaagagaaagagataataaataaaaattatagccaaccttatagccaatctattatgtgttgactataatataagcttatagctagtaagttggctttactattaaacttgctcttacatgaattctatattttaagtataagTACTTCCACAGAATGAAAATATG
This is a stretch of genomic DNA from Oryza brachyantha chromosome 1, ObraRS2, whole genome shotgun sequence. It encodes these proteins:
- the LOC102709975 gene encoding 2-methoxy-6-polyprenyl-1,4-benzoquinol methylase, mitochondrial, which encodes MALRSAAGRLASSTSRLLPALLSPAGTTNHTAFLHSHATSFGYKQVPEEEKSKLVGNVFSSVASSYDLMNDLMSVGLHRLWKDRLVSKLNPFPGMKHLDVAGGTGDVAFRALERINSVSHRAMQGTLTDIEEDTQIYVCDINPNMLNVGKKRASERGYKEGHCLSWIQGDAEALNFEDGSMDGYTIAFGIRNVTHIEKALSEAYRVLKRGGRFLCLELSHVDVPLFKQIYDVYSFSVIPAVGELVAGDRQSYQYLVESIRRFPNQEKFAQMIQEAGFERVEYENLVGGVVAIHSGLKL